A region of Amyelois transitella isolate CPQ chromosome 19, ilAmyTran1.1, whole genome shotgun sequence DNA encodes the following proteins:
- the LOC132902867 gene encoding putative nuclease HARBI1 isoform X1, producing MHSLRLLWAAHNENTWVRRQRRFSSRRHMETIEDMPELLFIQHFRLDKKTFRRLCDELKRYTGLKGSNEISLEVKVLCTLSFLATGSHQTIVGVGQYLTQRTTSRCVREVVNSLNHNWMVSRWIVFPQTPHERSLIKEKFHIRHNLPGIIGCINCTHIAIVRPEEDEYSFFNRKGYH from the exons atgcattctTTACGTTTATTGTGGGCTGCACATAATGAGAATACCTGGGTGAGGCGTCAAAGGCGATTTTCATCAAGAAGACATATGGAAACGATTGAAGATATGCCGGAATTGTTGTTTATACAACATTTCAGGCttgataaaaaaacttttcgaCGATTATGCGACGAACTAAAAAGATATACTGGATTGAAAGGATCCAATGAAATTTCCCTGGAAGTGAAG GTGCTGTGTACTCTAAGCTTTTTAGCCACAGGGTCACACCAGACAATTGTAGGTGTGGGACAATATTTGACACAGCGGACTACAAGTCGCTGTGTCAGGGAGGTTGTGAATTCTTTAAATCACAATTGGATGGTCAGCAGGTGGATAGTGTTTCCACAAACACCACATGAGAGATCTTTAATCAAAGAGAA ATTCCATATAAGACATAATTTGCCTGGAATTATTGGGTGCATTAATTGTACCCATATAGCTATAGTAAGACCAGAGGAGGAtgaatattcattttttaatagaaaaggatatcattaa
- the LOC132902867 gene encoding uncharacterized protein LOC132902867 isoform X3: MHSLRLLWAAHNENTWVRRQRRFSSRRHMETIEDMPELLFIQHFRLDKKTFRRLCDELKRYTGLKGSNEISLEVKVLCTLSFLATGSHQTIVGVGQYLTQRTTSRCVREVVNSLNHNWMVSRWIVFPQTPHERSLIKEKYAISI; the protein is encoded by the exons atgcattctTTACGTTTATTGTGGGCTGCACATAATGAGAATACCTGGGTGAGGCGTCAAAGGCGATTTTCATCAAGAAGACATATGGAAACGATTGAAGATATGCCGGAATTGTTGTTTATACAACATTTCAGGCttgataaaaaaacttttcgaCGATTATGCGACGAACTAAAAAGATATACTGGATTGAAAGGATCCAATGAAATTTCCCTGGAAGTGAAG GTGCTGTGTACTCTAAGCTTTTTAGCCACAGGGTCACACCAGACAATTGTAGGTGTGGGACAATATTTGACACAGCGGACTACAAGTCGCTGTGTCAGGGAGGTTGTGAATTCTTTAAATCACAATTGGATGGTCAGCAGGTGGATAGTGTTTCCACAAACACCACATGAGAGATCTTTAATCAAAGAGAA ATATGCGATttcgatttaa
- the LOC132902867 gene encoding uncharacterized protein LOC132902867 isoform X2, whose product MHSLRLLWAAHNENTWVRRQRRFSSRRHMETIEDMPELLFIQHFRLDKKTFRRLCDELKRYTGLKGSNEISLEVKVLCTLSFLATGSHQTIVGVGQYLTQRTTSRCVREVVNSLNHNWMVSRWIVFPQTPHERSLIKEKGFWISTATLVDDAYTRC is encoded by the exons atgcattctTTACGTTTATTGTGGGCTGCACATAATGAGAATACCTGGGTGAGGCGTCAAAGGCGATTTTCATCAAGAAGACATATGGAAACGATTGAAGATATGCCGGAATTGTTGTTTATACAACATTTCAGGCttgataaaaaaacttttcgaCGATTATGCGACGAACTAAAAAGATATACTGGATTGAAAGGATCCAATGAAATTTCCCTGGAAGTGAAG GTGCTGTGTACTCTAAGCTTTTTAGCCACAGGGTCACACCAGACAATTGTAGGTGTGGGACAATATTTGACACAGCGGACTACAAGTCGCTGTGTCAGGGAGGTTGTGAATTCTTTAAATCACAATTGGATGGTCAGCAGGTGGATAGTGTTTCCACAAACACCACATGAGAGATCTTTAATCAAAGAGAA GGGATTCTGGATATCCACAGCGACCTTGGTTGATGACGCTTATACTAGATGCTGA
- the LOC132902868 gene encoding myb-related transcription factor, partner of profilin-like, protein MESHGDLARPVAGAQGRVRSDQLWSDLTNILNSVGGGVNKTTDKWKKVWADLKSKTKKKGLTLRQHARGTGGGPASQKSLSHLEERVLAIIGPTAVEGQDSIQELGFSRPQSSAPAPSQSSAVVAQEDDPVYVDYGGGVVKY, encoded by the exons ATGGAAAG TCATGGGGACCTGGCTAGGCCTGTTGCAGGGGCACAAGGTCGAGTACGGTCAGACCAATTATGGTCTGATCttactaatatattaaattccgTTGGTGGTGGTGTCAACAAAACAACAGACAAGtggaaaaaa GTATGGGCCGATTTAAAATCCAAGACTAAGAAAAAAGGTCTGACCTTGCGGCAACATGCCAGAGGGACTGGAGGTGGACCGGCTAGCCAGAAATCCTTGTCGCATTTGGAGGAAAGGGTTCTGGCTATTATCGGCCCAACAGCAGTGGAAGGACAAGACTCTATACAAGAGCTTGGATTTAGT aGACCTCAATCTTCTGCACCTGCACCCTCTCAATCATCTGCAGTTGTTGCCCAAGAAGATGATCCAGTATATGTGGACTATGGTGGTGGTGtggttaaatattaa